From Deinococcus malanensis, the proteins below share one genomic window:
- the bshA gene encoding N-acetyl-alpha-D-glucosaminyl L-malate synthase BshA — protein MTPGFPPQDGLKIAVLCHASAGGSGVVATELGLMVARAGHEVHFVGSAQPFRLAGAGGMTGPYFHQVGGFAYALFDQPYPELAAANTLTEVILEHGVELSHAHYAIPHASAALHARSVSGKTRVITTLHGTDVTLVGAEPAFRHTTRYAIERSDHVTAVSSFLANQTREVFGTDREIEVIHNFVDSTRFVRITDPAVRARFAHPDEALLVHVSNFRAVKRPEDVVQVFARVASEIPARLLMIGDGPERPRAFELAQQLGVIGRTHFLGSFPDVQTILGISDLFLLPSSNESFGLAALEAMSCEVPVVAARAGGVPEVVEDGVTGFLSPVADVDHMADRALQILRDRDVYTRMAQAARQAAVNRFPPELIVPQYLNAYHRTVAGQ, from the coding sequence ATGACGCCTGGATTTCCCCCACAAGACGGCCTGAAGATCGCAGTGCTGTGTCACGCGAGCGCCGGGGGCTCCGGGGTGGTCGCGACCGAACTCGGGCTGATGGTCGCCCGCGCAGGGCATGAGGTCCATTTTGTGGGCTCAGCGCAACCCTTCCGGCTGGCCGGTGCCGGTGGAATGACCGGTCCCTATTTCCATCAGGTGGGGGGCTTCGCCTACGCCCTGTTCGACCAGCCATATCCGGAGCTGGCGGCGGCCAACACCCTGACCGAGGTCATCCTCGAGCATGGCGTGGAACTCTCGCACGCGCATTACGCGATTCCGCACGCGAGTGCGGCGCTGCATGCCCGCAGCGTCAGCGGGAAGACACGCGTCATCACCACCCTGCACGGCACCGACGTGACCCTGGTGGGCGCCGAACCGGCCTTCCGCCACACCACGCGCTACGCCATCGAGCGGTCTGACCATGTCACGGCGGTGTCGTCGTTCCTGGCAAACCAGACCCGCGAGGTCTTCGGGACCGATCGTGAGATCGAGGTTATTCACAACTTCGTCGACAGTACCCGCTTTGTGCGCATCACCGATCCTGCGGTGCGCGCCCGCTTTGCGCATCCGGATGAGGCCCTGCTGGTGCATGTCAGCAACTTCAGGGCCGTAAAGCGCCCGGAGGACGTCGTTCAGGTCTTCGCACGGGTGGCCAGTGAGATTCCAGCCCGTCTGCTGATGATCGGGGACGGTCCGGAGCGTCCCCGCGCCTTTGAACTTGCCCAACAACTGGGCGTCATCGGACGGACCCACTTCCTCGGCTCGTTTCCAGATGTCCAGACCATCCTGGGCATCAGTGATCTCTTCCTGCTGCCCAGCAGCAACGAGAGTTTCGGGCTGGCGGCCCTGGAGGCCATGAGTTGCGAGGTCCCGGTGGTGGCTGCCCGTGCAGGTGGCGTGCCCGAGGTGGTGGAGGACGGTGTTACCGGCTTCCTCTCCCCCGTGGCGGACGTAGACCACATGGCGGACCGGGCCCTACAGATCCTGCGCGACCGTGACGTGTATACCCGCATGGCCCAGGCCGCCCGGCAAGCGGCAGTCAACAGGTTTCCCCCAGAGCTGATCGTGCCACAGTACCTGAACGCCTATCACCGGACGGTCGCGGGCCAATAA
- a CDS encoding peptidoglycan DD-metalloendopeptidase family protein produces MKFAFFAGMAARHVLTFSLFAFGGAQSQGVAELPAPLSGLFPAADALLQPAPDVTLQPTQGGTSVLVVTSGRVPLRTVAARYGVSQGAAAFLPRDTGPGRLVRVLLPEPAVERAPVRPPSIQTYRVTAGDSLASIAGRFGLGVVDLLGVNLNLTSLSQVRAGDTLNIPTGPRGLLVRIKPGQNAWSLIAGYGADLLRTVEANGVLPGALRVGDELLLPDVRADGFQKTLLARQAAERKAEAVRRKQAQYQRFLAWKAERRRQQLLEKYERQERYEAYLAWKNSPERQRRKEAYERQVQYEVALAQARQKAEQQPTAQASPTQPNVRTASSAGGHTLAWPMKSYRLTSRYAERDIPFHEQVFHGGIDLAAPVGTPIYSASDGTVTQSGYGAYGLNVYTVSGDSTLIYGHMSRTAVAEGQQVRQGELLGYIGCTGVCTGPHLHFEIRLGGQTVDPLALLP; encoded by the coding sequence ATGAAGTTTGCTTTTTTTGCCGGCATGGCCGCACGCCACGTCCTGACGTTCAGCCTGTTTGCCTTCGGTGGTGCCCAGAGCCAGGGAGTCGCCGAGCTTCCCGCACCCCTGTCGGGCCTGTTTCCTGCTGCAGACGCTCTGCTGCAGCCTGCACCCGACGTCACCCTGCAACCTACCCAGGGAGGCACGTCGGTCCTGGTGGTCACCAGTGGTCGGGTGCCCCTCAGGACGGTCGCAGCCCGCTACGGCGTCTCCCAGGGTGCGGCGGCTTTCCTGCCGCGCGACACCGGTCCCGGACGCCTGGTCCGCGTGCTTCTGCCTGAGCCGGCGGTGGAACGTGCGCCGGTCCGGCCTCCATCGATTCAGACCTACCGTGTCACGGCCGGTGATTCGCTGGCCTCAATCGCGGGCCGCTTCGGACTCGGTGTGGTGGACCTCCTGGGCGTGAACCTCAACCTGACCAGCCTGAGTCAGGTGCGGGCTGGGGACACCCTGAACATTCCGACTGGTCCCCGCGGCCTGCTGGTGCGAATCAAGCCCGGTCAGAACGCCTGGTCGCTGATCGCCGGCTACGGCGCGGACCTGCTGAGAACGGTGGAAGCCAACGGCGTGCTGCCCGGGGCACTGCGCGTCGGCGACGAACTGCTGCTGCCCGACGTCCGCGCAGATGGATTCCAGAAGACCCTGCTGGCACGTCAGGCCGCCGAGCGCAAAGCCGAGGCGGTCCGGCGCAAACAGGCACAGTACCAGCGTTTTCTGGCCTGGAAGGCCGAACGCAGGCGTCAACAGCTCCTGGAGAAATACGAACGCCAGGAGCGCTACGAGGCCTACCTGGCCTGGAAGAACAGCCCGGAGCGCCAGCGGCGCAAAGAGGCTTACGAACGGCAGGTGCAGTATGAGGTGGCCCTGGCCCAGGCCAGACAGAAGGCGGAGCAGCAACCCACAGCGCAGGCCAGCCCGACTCAGCCCAATGTGCGGACTGCCAGCAGCGCGGGCGGACATACACTGGCCTGGCCCATGAAGTCCTACCGCCTGACCAGCCGCTACGCTGAACGGGATATTCCCTTCCACGAGCAGGTTTTTCACGGCGGCATCGATCTGGCCGCGCCAGTTGGCACGCCCATCTACTCGGCGTCCGACGGCACGGTCACGCAGAGTGGATACGGTGCCTACGGCCTGAATGTCTATACAGTCAGCGGCGACAGCACCCTGATCTACGGCCACATGAGCCGGACGGCAGTGGCTGAGGGTCAGCAGGTGCGGCAGGGCGAACTGCTGGGGTACATCGGCTGCACTGGTGTGTGCACCGGTCCCCACCTGCACTTCGAGATCCGTCTCGGCGGCCAGACCGTCGACCCCCTGGCTCTGCTGCCATGA
- the ileS gene encoding isoleucine--tRNA ligase: MTVTPKPPMFGTVPTNPSFPELELQTLRWWQERRIFERSLEQTADGPRFTFYEGPPTANGMPGIHHVEARSLKDLFPRFKTMQGYYVGRKAGWDTHGLPVEIAVEKKLGLNTKREVEAYGIDKFNAQCRETVFEYEQEWRRFTERMAYWVDLDRPYMTLQRNYIESIWWSVQQLDQKGLLYKGFRVAPYCPKDGTTLSNAEVSEGYKDIQDPSVYVPFVLKDPGALGLPADTAFLVWTTTPWTLPYNVGVAVHPDLEYVAARDKEGRVLILAASLRAEVLGEDAEVVKSFRGNELERVPYEPLFTEAYETEGEGKAVWMSGLDTYVSDKDGTGLVHTAPAFGEDDMRLARNYGFPVIVGVDSEGKHRFGPWKGVFFRDANTEIVRDLRARGLMWKEKNFLHSYPHCWRCGTPLMYYATESWYLNNTRLKGRLIELNGTIDWHPAHIRTGRYGGWLENLIDWNISRSRYWGTPLPVWEAEDGEYRVVGSYAELAELSGRTEVTGEDFDPHRPYVDDITFEVDGKTFRRVPYVMDVWYDSGSMPFAQHHYPFENRELFEQGGFPADYISEAIDQTRGWFNSLHQIGTMVFDSVAYKSVICAGHFLDEKGQKMSKSKGNILDPWEVFNTYGADAARWYTYVSAPPELSRRVGLNVIGEAFRSYFMTLWNTYSFFVLYANLDQPDLRAAPPVEERPEVDRWLVAKVQALVGTVTAALDSYDPTGSSRALQDFVVEDLSNWYVRRNRRRFWSGDGQVDLSAYATLHYALVTVTQLTAPFTPFLAESLYQNLVRSVTPDAPESVHLGTWPQVNEALSAPELVGEMDAVLRVVSLGRAVRGQTGMRQRQPLPKVMLRARTSEQTAALGRFAEQIKEELNVKEVELLDQYAELVSYQLRPNLPLLGKKFGKAVPQVRAALQEADASEVARFVRDGKFFEVVAPTGERFELGPDEVLVDARSPEGFAAQEEAGYLVAFDTQLTRELELEGLARDLVRGIQDGRKKAGFEVSDRITLHLDLTGDTREAAEVWQEYLMSETLTEALVFGVAEGFAAEVEGGTAYLERLDRDGSVAGA; the protein is encoded by the coding sequence ATGACCGTAACCCCCAAACCCCCGATGTTCGGAACCGTCCCAACCAATCCCAGTTTTCCGGAACTGGAATTGCAGACGCTGCGCTGGTGGCAGGAGCGCCGCATCTTCGAGCGCAGCCTGGAGCAGACCGCCGACGGCCCGCGTTTCACCTTCTACGAGGGTCCACCCACCGCCAACGGCATGCCCGGCATTCACCACGTCGAGGCGCGTAGCCTCAAGGACTTGTTTCCGCGCTTCAAGACCATGCAGGGCTACTACGTGGGCCGCAAGGCGGGCTGGGACACGCACGGGCTGCCGGTCGAGATCGCGGTGGAAAAAAAGCTCGGCCTGAACACCAAGCGTGAAGTTGAAGCGTACGGGATCGACAAGTTCAACGCTCAGTGCCGCGAGACGGTCTTCGAGTACGAGCAGGAGTGGCGCCGCTTCACCGAGCGCATGGCGTACTGGGTGGACCTGGACCGGCCCTACATGACGCTGCAGCGCAACTACATCGAATCGATCTGGTGGAGCGTGCAGCAACTGGACCAGAAAGGACTGCTGTACAAGGGTTTCCGTGTGGCGCCCTACTGTCCCAAGGACGGCACGACCCTGTCCAACGCGGAGGTCAGCGAGGGCTACAAGGACATCCAGGACCCCAGCGTGTACGTACCCTTCGTCCTGAAGGACCCGGGGGCTCTGGGGCTGCCGGCTGACACAGCGTTCCTGGTGTGGACGACCACGCCCTGGACGCTGCCGTACAACGTGGGCGTGGCGGTCCACCCGGACCTGGAGTATGTCGCTGCCCGGGACAAGGAAGGCCGCGTGCTGATCCTGGCCGCGAGTCTGCGCGCCGAGGTGCTGGGCGAGGACGCCGAGGTCGTGAAGAGCTTCCGTGGAAACGAGCTGGAGCGGGTGCCATACGAGCCCCTGTTTACCGAGGCCTACGAGACCGAGGGCGAAGGCAAGGCGGTGTGGATGTCGGGGCTGGACACCTATGTCTCGGACAAGGACGGCACCGGCCTGGTGCACACCGCGCCGGCCTTCGGTGAGGACGACATGCGGCTGGCGCGCAACTACGGGTTCCCGGTGATCGTGGGGGTGGACAGCGAGGGCAAGCACCGGTTCGGGCCGTGGAAGGGCGTGTTCTTCCGCGACGCCAACACCGAGATCGTGCGTGACCTGCGCGCGCGAGGGCTGATGTGGAAGGAGAAGAACTTCCTGCACTCGTACCCGCACTGCTGGCGCTGCGGCACCCCGCTGATGTACTACGCCACCGAGAGCTGGTACCTGAACAACACCCGCCTCAAAGGCCGCCTGATCGAGCTGAACGGCACCATCGACTGGCACCCGGCACACATCCGCACCGGGCGTTACGGCGGCTGGCTGGAAAACCTGATCGACTGGAACATCAGCCGCAGCCGCTACTGGGGCACGCCGCTGCCGGTCTGGGAGGCCGAGGACGGCGAGTACCGCGTCGTGGGCAGTTACGCCGAACTGGCCGAGCTGAGCGGCCGGACCGAGGTGACCGGCGAGGACTTCGATCCGCACCGGCCCTACGTGGACGACATCACGTTCGAGGTGGATGGTAAGACCTTCCGCCGCGTGCCGTACGTGATGGACGTGTGGTACGACTCGGGCTCCATGCCGTTCGCGCAGCACCACTATCCCTTCGAGAACCGGGAACTGTTCGAGCAGGGCGGCTTCCCGGCGGACTACATCAGTGAGGCCATCGACCAGACCCGCGGGTGGTTTAACTCGCTGCACCAGATCGGCACCATGGTGTTCGACTCGGTGGCCTACAAGTCGGTGATCTGCGCCGGGCACTTCCTGGACGAGAAGGGCCAGAAGATGAGCAAGTCCAAGGGAAACATCCTCGACCCCTGGGAGGTGTTCAACACCTACGGCGCGGACGCCGCGCGCTGGTACACCTACGTGTCCGCACCGCCGGAGCTGTCGCGCCGGGTGGGGCTGAATGTCATCGGCGAGGCCTTCCGCAGCTACTTCATGACGCTGTGGAACACGTACTCCTTCTTCGTGCTGTATGCCAACCTGGACCAGCCGGACCTGCGCGCGGCCCCGCCGGTCGAGGAGCGGCCCGAGGTGGACCGCTGGCTCGTCGCCAAGGTGCAGGCGCTGGTGGGCACCGTCACAGCCGCACTGGACAGCTACGACCCCACGGGATCGAGCCGGGCGCTCCAGGACTTTGTGGTCGAGGACCTCAGCAACTGGTACGTGAGACGCAATCGTCGGCGCTTCTGGAGTGGAGACGGGCAGGTGGACCTCAGCGCCTACGCCACGCTCCACTACGCGCTGGTGACAGTCACGCAGTTGACCGCTCCGTTCACGCCGTTCCTGGCCGAGTCGCTGTATCAGAATCTGGTCCGCAGCGTGACTCCGGACGCGCCCGAAAGCGTGCATCTGGGCACCTGGCCGCAGGTGAACGAGGCCCTCAGCGCGCCGGAACTGGTCGGCGAGATGGACGCGGTGCTGCGCGTGGTGTCACTGGGCCGTGCGGTACGCGGGCAGACGGGCATGCGCCAGCGTCAGCCGCTGCCCAAAGTGATGCTGCGCGCCCGCACATCCGAACAGACGGCGGCCCTGGGGCGCTTTGCCGAGCAGATCAAGGAGGAACTGAACGTCAAGGAGGTCGAGCTGCTTGACCAGTACGCCGAGCTGGTGAGCTACCAGCTACGGCCGAACCTGCCGCTGCTGGGCAAGAAGTTCGGCAAGGCGGTGCCGCAGGTTCGGGCAGCGCTGCAGGAGGCCGACGCTTCCGAGGTCGCCCGTTTCGTGCGCGACGGCAAGTTCTTTGAGGTCGTCGCTCCGACCGGCGAGCGCTTCGAACTGGGGCCCGACGAGGTGCTGGTGGACGCCCGTTCTCCCGAAGGCTTTGCGGCGCAGGAGGAAGCAGGCTACCTGGTGGCCTTCGATACGCAGCTGACCCGCGAGCTGGAGCTTGAAGGGCTTGCCCGCGACCTGGTGCGCGGCATCCAGGACGGCCGCAAGAAGGCCGGGTTCGAAGTGTCCGACCGGATCACGCTGCATCTGGACCTGACCGGCGACACCCGTGAGGCGGCCGAGGTCTGGCAGGAGTACCTGATGAGCGAAACCCTGACCGAGGCGCTGGTCTTCGGCGTGGCCGAGGGCTTCGCCGCAGAGGTCGAGGGTGGCACGGCGTACCTGGAACGGCTGGACCGCGACGGGTCCGTGGCGGGCGCCTGA
- the fsa gene encoding fructose-6-phosphate aldolase, whose amino-acid sequence MEFFIDTAIVDEIREINAWGVLSGVTTNPSLIVASGRDFREVVQEISELVGGAISAEVTALDAEGMIREGKEVAAWSEHVVVKLPLTPAGLQACKALTDAGIKTNVTLCFSVPQALLAARAGATYISPFAGRVDDIGWDGVELIRQIKEAYVLAGLETKVLAASIRHPTHVVQSALAGADVATIPYKVFTQMIKHPLTQAGLDGFMKDWAKRAGADAHTPPSEAGSNPQTGGVDAQGGQKK is encoded by the coding sequence ATGGAATTTTTTATTGACACGGCGATCGTGGACGAGATCCGGGAAATCAACGCCTGGGGCGTGCTCTCAGGCGTCACGACCAACCCCAGTCTGATCGTGGCCTCGGGCCGCGACTTCCGCGAAGTGGTGCAGGAAATCTCTGAACTGGTCGGCGGCGCCATCAGCGCCGAGGTCACCGCCCTGGACGCCGAAGGCATGATCCGCGAAGGCAAAGAAGTGGCCGCGTGGAGTGAACACGTCGTCGTGAAACTCCCCCTCACCCCGGCCGGGTTGCAGGCCTGTAAGGCGCTGACGGACGCCGGGATCAAAACCAACGTGACCTTGTGCTTCAGTGTGCCGCAGGCGCTGCTGGCGGCACGGGCGGGGGCGACGTACATCAGTCCGTTTGCGGGGCGGGTGGACGACATCGGGTGGGACGGCGTGGAATTGATCCGGCAGATCAAGGAAGCGTATGTGCTTGCAGGACTGGAGACCAAGGTGCTGGCGGCGAGCATCCGGCATCCGACGCATGTGGTGCAGTCGGCACTGGCGGGAGCGGATGTGGCGACCATTCCGTATAAGGTCTTTACCCAGATGATCAAGCATCCCCTCACCCAGGCCGGCCTCGACGGCTTCATGAAGGACTGGGCCAAACGTGCGGGGGCTGACGCGCATACACCTCCCAGTGAAGCGGGCAGCAATCCACAGACCGGCGGCGTGGACGCCCAGGGAGGCCAGAAGAAGTGA
- a CDS encoding DegV family protein — protein MIAVLTDSTSDLSPEAAQTYGIEVIPLTVQIGGRSFLDWQEIDPDAVYDHLRSGGQATTEPPSADFFEQHYRGLLETHEAVFSVHISGELSETVRHAREAVSRLPEPTRVRVVDSLLTTAPLAEVALAARAALDAGQSMEQAEQLVHAIRTEMSTDFSVASLEYLRRSGRIGRAQQVVGNMLNLRPVLHFDQGKLSVVKRLKAPQVLPDMLANAVQRFGNRPVSVTIVHAGRDVARISELQGAVSRSGLNIKQGRALLLGPVIGAHVGPGTFGVLVRPYHG, from the coding sequence ATGATTGCCGTGCTCACCGACTCCACCAGCGATTTGTCCCCGGAGGCGGCCCAGACCTACGGCATCGAAGTGATTCCCCTGACGGTTCAGATCGGTGGGCGCAGCTTTCTCGACTGGCAGGAGATCGACCCCGACGCCGTGTACGACCACCTGCGTTCGGGTGGTCAGGCCACCACAGAGCCGCCCAGCGCCGATTTTTTCGAGCAGCATTACCGGGGTCTGCTGGAGACGCATGAGGCCGTCTTCAGCGTACACATTTCCGGCGAACTCTCGGAGACCGTGCGTCACGCCCGTGAAGCCGTCAGCCGCCTGCCTGAGCCCACGCGCGTGCGGGTGGTGGACAGCCTCCTGACCACGGCGCCCCTGGCCGAGGTGGCCCTGGCGGCCCGCGCAGCCCTGGACGCGGGCCAGAGCATGGAGCAGGCCGAACAGCTGGTCCATGCCATCCGCACGGAGATGTCCACCGACTTCAGCGTGGCGTCTCTGGAATACCTGCGCCGCAGCGGACGGATCGGCCGGGCGCAGCAGGTGGTCGGCAACATGCTTAACCTGCGTCCGGTGCTGCACTTCGATCAGGGCAAGCTCAGCGTGGTCAAGCGCCTCAAGGCCCCACAGGTTCTTCCGGACATGCTGGCCAACGCAGTGCAGCGCTTCGGGAACAGGCCGGTCTCCGTAACCATCGTTCACGCCGGGCGCGATGTGGCCCGCATCTCTGAACTGCAGGGTGCGGTCAGCCGCAGTGGGCTAAACATCAAGCAGGGGCGTGCCCTGCTCCTGGGTCCGGTGATCGGGGCCCACGTCGGTCCGGGGACCTTCGGTGTGCTGGTGCGGCCCTACCACGGCTGA
- the sucD gene encoding succinate--CoA ligase subunit alpha → MGILVDRNSKVIVQGMTGREGASHSRAMKEFGTQVVAGVTPGKGGTDFEGWPVYNSVAEAKEKHGANVSIIFVPPAGAADAVLEAAHAGMPLIVLITEGVPTVDMMRAVQEVKLLDAESRAQGGEGIRLIGGNCPGLVTNGEAKIGIMPNKIYANPGRIGLISRSGTLTYEAAKLLNDAGMGTSTTVGIGGDPVIGTTFADVLPLFEADPDTDAVVVIGEIGGADEEAAAEYIAQNMKKPVVAFISGRSAPKGKRMGHAGAIIMGDVGTPESKLAAFAAANVPVADTMPEIIDLVKQALNK, encoded by the coding sequence ATGGGCATTCTCGTTGACAGGAACAGCAAGGTCATCGTCCAGGGCATGACCGGCCGCGAAGGCGCCAGCCACAGCCGCGCCATGAAGGAATTCGGCACTCAGGTTGTGGCGGGCGTGACCCCAGGCAAGGGCGGCACCGACTTCGAAGGCTGGCCCGTGTACAACTCGGTGGCTGAAGCCAAGGAGAAGCACGGCGCCAACGTCTCGATCATTTTCGTGCCGCCTGCAGGCGCCGCCGACGCCGTGCTGGAAGCGGCCCACGCCGGCATGCCCCTGATCGTGCTGATCACCGAAGGCGTGCCCACCGTGGACATGATGCGCGCTGTACAGGAAGTCAAACTCCTGGACGCCGAGAGCCGTGCGCAGGGTGGCGAAGGCATCCGTCTGATCGGCGGCAACTGCCCCGGCCTGGTGACCAACGGTGAAGCCAAGATCGGCATCATGCCCAACAAGATCTACGCCAACCCCGGCCGAATCGGCCTGATCAGCCGCTCCGGCACCCTGACCTACGAGGCTGCAAAGCTGCTGAACGACGCGGGCATGGGCACCAGCACCACCGTCGGCATTGGTGGCGACCCTGTGATCGGCACAACCTTCGCGGACGTCCTGCCGCTGTTCGAAGCTGATCCCGACACCGACGCTGTCGTGGTCATCGGTGAGATCGGTGGAGCCGACGAGGAAGCCGCCGCCGAATACATCGCCCAGAACATGAAAAAGCCCGTGGTGGCCTTTATCAGCGGCCGCAGTGCACCCAAAGGTAAGCGCATGGGTCACGCTGGCGCGATCATCATGGGCGACGTCGGTACCCCCGAAAGCAAGCTCGCGGCCTTCGCCGCAGCGAACGTACCGGTGGCCGACACCATGCCCGAGATCATCGACCTGGTCAAGCAGGCGCTGAACAAGTAA
- a CDS encoding response regulator, translated as MKSRAETHLLVVDDEAQILELLELTLSMQGFRVSCAASGPEAVERCCQETYDVIVMDVLMSPWDGFESVRALHRELGAATPPVIFLSGLTRQEPLPELGAHVRAQYLVKPFRPSQLVERIVAVLASSDEGHS; from the coding sequence ATGAAATCCCGGGCCGAAACGCACCTGCTGGTGGTGGACGACGAGGCCCAGATTCTCGAACTTCTGGAACTGACCCTGTCCATGCAGGGCTTCCGGGTGAGCTGTGCCGCGAGTGGGCCCGAGGCCGTGGAGCGCTGCTGTCAGGAGACCTATGACGTCATCGTGATGGACGTGCTGATGTCTCCATGGGACGGGTTCGAATCGGTGCGGGCCCTGCACCGGGAACTGGGAGCAGCGACACCGCCGGTGATCTTCCTGTCGGGACTGACACGGCAGGAACCTCTGCCGGAGCTGGGTGCCCATGTCCGTGCCCAGTACCTGGTCAAACCCTTCAGGCCCTCACAGCTCGTCGAGCGTATCGTGGCGGTCCTGGCGTCCAGTGATGAAGGCCATTCCTGA
- the rho gene encoding transcription termination factor Rho translates to MTEPMSALPYHELQQKILPELHLIAAGYGIENYRKLKKDALALAIMEHQADAEGQILARGYLEISPDGYGFLQADLLDPQSRSVLVTAGIIKQFHLRTGDQVIGRARRPRENERYGSLVRVEAVNGLDPEAARRRPRFDDLTPTFPDAQLVLEDPGTDDTLSLRVVDLLVPIGRGQRALIVAPPKAGKTTLLKKIANSIVKNYPDVTVMVLLVDERPEEVTDFRESVQGAQVIASTFDEPPQHHVRVAEFVHERARRIVEDGGHVVILLDSITRLARANNLVTPPTGRTLSGGLDSNALHWPKRFLGAARNIREGGSLTILATALVETGSRMDDVIFEEFKGTGNAELVLSRRLEERRIFPALDILKSGTRREELLLQPEVLKKMWLLRKVISDMDPADAMEMLLSRMGKTRNNVEFLQALAGG, encoded by the coding sequence GTGACCGAGCCCATGTCCGCCCTGCCGTATCACGAACTTCAACAGAAAATTCTGCCAGAACTACACCTGATTGCCGCCGGTTACGGCATCGAGAACTACCGCAAGCTGAAAAAAGACGCCCTGGCGCTGGCCATCATGGAACATCAGGCGGATGCTGAAGGGCAGATCCTGGCACGCGGGTACCTGGAAATCAGTCCCGACGGCTACGGTTTTCTGCAGGCCGACCTGCTCGATCCCCAGAGCCGCAGTGTGCTGGTCACGGCTGGAATCATCAAGCAGTTTCACCTGCGCACAGGTGACCAGGTCATCGGCCGCGCCCGCCGCCCACGCGAGAACGAACGCTACGGCTCGCTGGTGCGCGTCGAAGCGGTCAACGGCCTTGACCCCGAAGCTGCCCGCCGCCGTCCGCGCTTCGACGACCTGACCCCCACCTTTCCCGACGCCCAGCTCGTGCTGGAAGATCCCGGCACCGACGACACGCTCAGCCTGCGTGTTGTGGACCTGCTGGTGCCGATCGGACGGGGCCAGCGCGCCCTGATCGTCGCCCCGCCCAAGGCCGGAAAAACCACGCTGCTCAAGAAGATTGCCAACTCGATTGTCAAGAACTACCCCGACGTCACCGTGATGGTGTTACTGGTCGACGAGCGTCCCGAAGAAGTGACCGACTTCCGTGAAAGCGTCCAGGGTGCCCAGGTCATCGCCTCGACCTTCGACGAGCCCCCGCAGCACCATGTCCGTGTGGCCGAGTTCGTGCACGAGCGCGCCCGGCGCATCGTGGAGGACGGCGGGCACGTGGTGATTCTGCTTGACTCGATCACCCGTCTGGCCCGTGCCAACAACCTGGTGACGCCTCCAACCGGCCGGACCCTGTCGGGCGGTCTGGACAGCAACGCGTTGCACTGGCCCAAGCGTTTCCTGGGGGCGGCACGCAACATCCGTGAGGGCGGCAGCCTGACCATCCTGGCCACGGCCCTCGTGGAAACCGGCAGCCGCATGGACGACGTGATTTTCGAGGAGTTCAAGGGCACCGGCAACGCCGAACTGGTCCTGTCGCGCCGTCTGGAAGAACGCCGGATCTTCCCGGCGCTGGACATCCTCAAGAGCGGCACCCGTCGCGAGGAGTTGCTGCTGCAGCCCGAGGTCCTCAAGAAGATGTGGCTGCTGCGTAAGGTGATCAGCGACATGGACCCGGCGGACGCCATGGAAATGCTGCTGTCGCGCATGGGCAAGACCCGCAACAACGTCGAGTTTCTGCAGGCCCTGGCCGGCGGTTAA